A part of Kineosporia sp. NBRC 101731 genomic DNA contains:
- the yjfF gene encoding galactofuranose ABC transporter, permease protein YjfF, producing MTTDTTAPDQTPASTIEGPKRQRWQPDRQHVPVIATLTLLAFMYGIGVVNYEGFDDIQVVLNIFVDGAFLLVVAVGMTFVILTGGIDLSVGAVIALTTTLGATLLHAGWPAGVVLPLLLLIGTTLGLAMGAVIHYFKVEPFIATLAGMFLARGLALLINRNSIPIDNGFWVSVAQQRIRFDKGVFISSSVIVALVVVLVAAIVLAWTRFGRCVYAIGGNADSALLMGLPVARTRIAVYGISGFCAALGGVLYSFYTLSGYSLHAQGLELDAIAAVVIGGVLLAGGSGYLFGTVLGVLVLGLIQTIITFQGTLSSWWTRIVVGVLLFAFIVLQRVVTGKRAVRQG from the coding sequence ATGACCACGGACACCACCGCACCCGACCAGACCCCCGCGTCCACCATCGAGGGACCGAAGAGGCAGCGCTGGCAGCCTGACCGGCAGCACGTGCCGGTCATCGCCACCCTGACGCTGCTGGCGTTCATGTACGGCATCGGCGTGGTGAACTACGAGGGCTTCGACGACATCCAGGTCGTGCTGAACATCTTCGTGGACGGCGCTTTTCTGCTGGTCGTCGCGGTCGGGATGACCTTCGTGATCCTCACCGGCGGCATCGACCTGTCCGTCGGGGCGGTGATCGCCCTGACCACGACGCTGGGCGCGACCCTGCTGCACGCCGGCTGGCCCGCGGGAGTCGTTCTGCCGCTGCTGCTCCTGATCGGCACCACGCTGGGGCTGGCGATGGGCGCGGTGATCCACTACTTCAAGGTGGAGCCGTTCATCGCCACCCTCGCCGGGATGTTCCTGGCCCGGGGTCTGGCCCTGCTGATCAACCGCAACTCGATCCCGATCGACAACGGTTTCTGGGTCTCGGTCGCCCAGCAGCGCATCCGTTTCGACAAGGGCGTGTTCATCTCGAGCAGCGTCATCGTCGCCCTGGTGGTGGTGCTGGTCGCCGCGATCGTGCTGGCCTGGACCCGGTTCGGCCGTTGCGTCTACGCGATCGGCGGGAATGCCGACTCCGCTCTGCTGATGGGCCTTCCCGTGGCCCGCACGCGGATCGCGGTGTACGGCATCAGCGGGTTCTGCGCGGCGCTGGGCGGGGTGCTGTACAGCTTCTACACGCTGTCGGGCTACAGCCTGCACGCCCAGGGACTGGAACTGGACGCCATCGCCGCGGTGGTGATCGGCGGGGTGCTGCTCGCGGGCGGGTCGGGCTACCTGTTCGGCACCGTGCTGGGTGTTCTCGTGCTCGGGCTGATCCAGACCATCATCACGTTCCAGGGCACCCTGAGTTCCTGGTGGACGCGGATCGTGGTCGGGGTGCTGCTCTTCGCGTTCATCGTGCTGCAACGGGTCGTCACCGGGAAACGGGCCGTGCGACAGGGATAG
- a CDS encoding sugar ABC transporter ATP-binding protein: MSADDDDVILEMTGIRKVFPGVVALDGVDLRLRAGEVHALMGENGAGKSTLIKVLTGVYDIDGGGVRLAGQPVRFAGPLAAQQAGISTVYQEVNLCANLSVAENILLGREPRRLGKIRWGALRRRARELLAGLDLDLDVTAPLSTYSLAIQQMVAIARAVDIDAKVLILDEPTSSLDASEVQRLFEVMRRLKSQGVAIVFVSHFLDQVYEVADRMTVLRNGTLVGEFRTAELPQMQLVAAMIGKELATLEDLEKQPAGRIRRDEPFLEAEGLGRKGGIEPFTLSIHAGEIVGLAGLLGSGRTELARLLFGADRADEGRLTIDGRSTVFRTPRAAMTRGIAFSSENRRTEGVVGDLSVRDNVILALQASRGWMRPVSRRRADELVDKYIKALQIRPADPDRLVKDLSGGNQQKVLLARWLITEPRLFIVDEPTRGIDVGAKTEIQRLIAELADGGMAVLFVSAELEEVLRLSHKIEILRERRLVEELENTDTVDATRIMQTIAGEQAS, from the coding sequence ATGAGCGCTGACGATGACGACGTGATTCTCGAGATGACGGGGATCCGCAAGGTTTTCCCCGGGGTGGTGGCGCTGGACGGCGTCGACCTGCGGTTGCGGGCCGGTGAGGTGCACGCGCTGATGGGGGAGAACGGGGCCGGGAAGTCCACCCTGATCAAGGTTCTCACCGGGGTGTACGACATCGACGGGGGAGGCGTGCGGCTGGCCGGGCAACCGGTGCGGTTCGCCGGGCCCCTGGCCGCGCAGCAGGCCGGGATCAGCACGGTCTACCAGGAAGTGAATCTCTGCGCGAATCTCTCTGTCGCGGAGAACATCCTGCTGGGTCGTGAGCCCCGCCGCCTGGGCAAGATCCGGTGGGGTGCCCTGCGGCGCCGGGCCCGGGAACTGCTGGCGGGGCTCGACCTGGACCTGGACGTCACCGCGCCGCTGAGTACTTATTCGCTGGCGATCCAGCAGATGGTCGCGATCGCCCGGGCCGTCGACATCGACGCCAAGGTGCTCATCCTCGACGAGCCCACCTCCAGCCTCGACGCCTCCGAGGTGCAGCGGCTCTTCGAGGTGATGCGGCGGCTGAAGAGCCAGGGCGTGGCGATCGTCTTCGTGTCGCACTTCCTCGACCAGGTCTACGAGGTCGCCGACCGGATGACCGTGCTGCGTAACGGCACGCTGGTGGGGGAGTTCCGGACGGCCGAGCTGCCGCAGATGCAGCTGGTGGCCGCGATGATCGGCAAGGAACTGGCCACGCTGGAAGATCTGGAGAAGCAGCCGGCCGGGCGCATCCGGCGGGACGAGCCGTTCCTGGAGGCCGAGGGCCTGGGTCGCAAGGGCGGGATCGAGCCGTTCACGCTGAGCATTCACGCCGGGGAGATCGTTGGTCTGGCCGGGCTGCTCGGGTCGGGGCGCACCGAGCTGGCCCGGTTGCTGTTCGGGGCCGACCGGGCGGACGAGGGCCGGCTGACGATCGACGGCCGGAGCACGGTGTTCCGGACCCCTCGGGCGGCCATGACCCGGGGTATCGCCTTCTCGTCGGAGAACCGGCGGACCGAGGGGGTGGTGGGTGACCTGAGCGTGCGCGACAACGTCATCCTGGCGCTGCAGGCCTCGCGCGGATGGATGCGGCCGGTCTCGCGGCGGCGGGCCGACGAGCTGGTGGACAAGTACATCAAGGCCCTGCAGATCCGCCCGGCCGATCCCGACCGTCTGGTCAAGGACCTGAGCGGGGGCAACCAGCAGAAGGTGCTGCTGGCGCGATGGCTGATCACGGAGCCCCGGCTGTTCATCGTGGACGAGCCCACGCGCGGCATCGATGTCGGGGCCAAGACCGAGATCCAGCGACTCATAGCGGAACTCGCCGACGGCGGGATGGCGGTGCTGTTCGTCAGCGCCGAGCTGGAAGAGGTGCTGCGTCTCAGCCACAAGATCGAGATCCTGCGGGAGCGTCGTCTGGTGGAGGAACTGGAGAACACCGACACCGTGGACGCGACGAGGATCATGCAGACGATTGCCGGGGAGCAGGCGTCATGA
- a CDS encoding SigE family RNA polymerase sigma factor yields the protein MTFLSVPSDPPPPPVARFTTVSTVAATSRPTTADTRAAVGALFHQHQVQMVRVATVLVRDPAVAEDVVQDAFLAVYANWSRIREKDEAIRYLHRSVVNVARNRLRRRSVVERLTSLRHHDEVSAEDRALGAGLPSALLSAIAELPRRERETVLLRYYLDLSEKETAEALGLRPGSVKGYASRGLAKLRSVLEPAICGEER from the coding sequence GTGACCTTCTTGTCCGTCCCGTCCGATCCCCCGCCGCCGCCGGTGGCCCGGTTCACCACGGTGTCCACCGTCGCGGCCACGAGCCGTCCGACCACCGCCGACACCCGGGCCGCGGTCGGCGCCCTGTTTCATCAGCACCAGGTCCAGATGGTGCGGGTCGCCACGGTGCTCGTGCGGGACCCCGCGGTGGCGGAGGACGTGGTGCAGGACGCCTTCCTGGCCGTCTACGCGAACTGGTCGCGGATCCGGGAGAAGGACGAGGCGATTCGCTACCTGCACCGGAGCGTGGTGAACGTGGCCCGCAACCGCCTGCGACGCCGGTCGGTGGTGGAGCGCCTGACGTCGTTGCGCCACCACGACGAGGTCAGTGCGGAGGACCGGGCGCTCGGTGCCGGCCTGCCCAGCGCCCTGCTGAGCGCGATCGCCGAACTGCCCCGCCGGGAACGGGAGACGGTGCTCCTGCGGTACTACCTGGACCTGTCGGAGAAGGAGACGGCCGAGGCGCTGGGTCTGCGGCCCGGGTCGGTCAAGGGGTACGCGTCGCGAGGGCTCGCGAAACTGCGCTCGGTGCTGGAACCGGCGATCTGCGGGGAGGAACGATGA
- a CDS encoding Fic family protein has translation MLFPTPRLSPNDERVLAEIDSMRESLRHQVQAAPATWVDGLRKYLTADAVAASNSIEGFRVSTIDAQDLIAGERDVEVSAENRDETLAYQRMMTYVQTLHDVVDFRYDKGLLNGMHWMLQGHRHSPRRPSGQWRRGPVYVTDPRDPSVAAYTAPDADLVPGLMTELVDWLNADDDGSALVKAAMAHLNLVSIHPWPDGNGRMSRSLQTLLIAREGILAPEFSSVEAWLGRPGNTWEYYRQLSDRGSSYRPDQDVTQWLRFNLGAYHQQAQTVQGRWDRSAAVWEQLETATTELGLDPRTVSALHDVAMTGRLRRARYEQAEGLSTQQAQRDLRDLGTLGLLVASGRTRARVYVAGPQFPEQALTTAQTPMTLTDPYAA, from the coding sequence GTGCTCTTTCCCACGCCGCGGCTCTCCCCGAACGATGAGCGGGTCCTCGCCGAGATCGACTCCATGCGCGAAAGCCTTCGCCATCAGGTGCAGGCCGCCCCTGCCACCTGGGTCGACGGCCTGCGGAAGTACCTCACCGCAGATGCCGTCGCGGCCTCCAACAGCATCGAGGGGTTCCGGGTGTCGACCATCGACGCACAAGACCTGATCGCCGGAGAACGCGACGTGGAGGTATCGGCCGAGAACCGCGACGAGACGCTCGCCTACCAGCGGATGATGACGTACGTCCAGACCCTCCACGACGTCGTGGATTTCCGTTACGACAAAGGCCTTCTCAACGGAATGCACTGGATGCTCCAAGGGCACCGCCACAGCCCGCGGCGCCCGTCGGGCCAATGGCGCCGAGGTCCCGTCTATGTCACCGATCCTCGCGATCCGTCCGTCGCTGCTTACACCGCTCCGGACGCCGATCTGGTACCCGGCCTGATGACGGAACTGGTCGATTGGCTCAATGCGGACGACGACGGGTCGGCCCTGGTGAAGGCGGCCATGGCTCACCTGAACCTGGTCTCCATCCACCCCTGGCCGGACGGCAACGGCCGGATGTCCCGCTCCCTCCAGACACTACTCATCGCCCGGGAAGGCATTCTGGCACCGGAGTTCTCGTCGGTCGAGGCCTGGCTGGGACGGCCGGGCAACACCTGGGAGTACTACCGGCAGCTCAGCGACCGGGGCTCCAGCTACCGGCCGGATCAGGACGTCACCCAGTGGCTGCGTTTCAACCTCGGCGCGTACCACCAGCAGGCCCAGACCGTGCAGGGCCGCTGGGACCGCTCGGCGGCGGTCTGGGAGCAGCTGGAGACCGCCACCACCGAACTCGGCCTGGACCCGCGCACGGTCTCGGCCCTGCACGACGTCGCCATGACCGGCCGACTGCGCCGGGCCCGGTACGAGCAGGCCGAGGGCCTCAGCACGCAGCAGGCGCAGCGGGACCTGCGCGATCTCGGCACGCTCGGGCTTCTTGTCGCCTCCGGGCGCACCCGGGCCCGTGTCTACGTGGCCGGGCCGCAGTTCCCCGAGCAGGCCCTGACCACGGCGCAGACACCGATGACACTGACCGACCCCTACGCCGCATAA
- a CDS encoding ABC transporter permease, translating into MTFYKHHLFWPFAVFVLLLVLNIFFSNNFFSITVHDGHLYGSLIDIARRAAPLILVGVGMTLVIATGGIDLSVGSVMAVSGALSCLLIGDLSDPGSVTGVLGAVAVALLLCLGLGVWNGFLVSVIGIQPIVATLILMVAGRGLAQLITGGQILNVTSAPYRVIGAGYFLALPVSVIIAVVVAIVAGLLTRRTALGLLLQSVGGSPAASRLAGIQARGLTWLVYVIAAVCAGVAGLIYSSNVSSADSNAAGNLIELDAILAVVIGGTALTGGRFSLSGTVLGAVLIETLNVTILSVGIPVEATLLFKAVVVVVLCLGQSPAFRERVLRRRTPAVATKEAVA; encoded by the coding sequence ATGACGTTCTACAAGCACCACCTGTTCTGGCCCTTCGCGGTCTTCGTCCTGCTGCTGGTGCTGAACATCTTCTTCTCGAACAACTTCTTCAGCATCACGGTGCACGACGGCCACCTGTACGGCTCGCTGATCGACATCGCGCGGCGCGCGGCTCCCCTGATCCTGGTCGGGGTCGGTATGACGCTGGTCATCGCGACCGGTGGCATCGACCTGTCGGTGGGCTCGGTGATGGCCGTCAGCGGTGCGCTGTCGTGTCTGCTGATCGGTGACCTGAGTGATCCGGGCAGTGTCACCGGGGTGCTCGGGGCCGTCGCGGTCGCCCTGCTGCTGTGCCTGGGACTCGGCGTCTGGAACGGATTCCTGGTCTCGGTGATCGGGATCCAGCCGATCGTGGCCACCCTCATCCTGATGGTCGCGGGCCGGGGCCTGGCCCAGCTGATCACCGGCGGGCAGATCCTCAACGTCACCTCCGCGCCGTACCGGGTGATCGGTGCCGGGTACTTCCTGGCCCTGCCGGTGTCGGTGATCATCGCCGTGGTCGTCGCGATCGTCGCCGGCCTGCTCACCCGCCGCACCGCGCTCGGCCTGCTGCTGCAGTCCGTCGGGGGCAGCCCGGCCGCGAGCCGCCTGGCGGGTATCCAGGCCCGCGGCCTGACCTGGCTGGTCTACGTGATCGCGGCGGTCTGCGCGGGGGTCGCCGGGCTGATCTACAGCTCCAACGTGTCCAGTGCCGACAGCAATGCGGCCGGCAACCTGATCGAGCTGGACGCCATCCTCGCGGTCGTCATCGGCGGCACGGCCCTGACCGGGGGCCGGTTCTCCTTGTCCGGCACGGTGCTCGGCGCGGTGCTGATCGAGACGCTGAACGTGACGATCCTCAGCGTCGGCATCCCGGTGGAGGCCACGCTGCTGTTCAAGGCGGTCGTCGTGGTCGTGCTCTGTCTCGGCCAGTCCCCGGCCTTCCGCGAGCGCGTGCTCCGGCGGCGAACACCGGCCGTTGCCACAAAGGAGGCTGTCGCATGA
- a CDS encoding glycosyltransferase, whose amino-acid sequence MPDSVLWIVSFDGTPLSGVVVESLKLGEAFRQRGHRVLLDIGYDIKEDKGRFFVPYTDEADGLPAWVELARVDGIEEIPWYTPGFVRDTLDAVRHGTPPSSTAACFDVVVEALARRIEKTWHRHGVTAVLVENGTLPENIAYTQALYRAIERYGPQLGDRPFVLWRDHDLMWNSEPSSGKYGTAPYPLTPRPRNSPWIRYLALHEEARRRTLAWVPGLRDLRVLPNTFDFDRVTTAFGLREEYGIPAEAALLARCTRLIPQKRADREIDLIARLAGRLPDRPVYLFLAGDPTEHPPTVAALQEQAQRLGVADRVIFGGRLAARDLGAAGPGFSVADLLAEADVMSFLTSYDYESYGNPIGEAVASGVPYLTTRYALYDTVYGRKGLHAPVLEVSGQDEAPLTEEFVADVAELLTNPLLRGRVAAHNRARGERYFAHSRAAEMVDDLLTTRSPVAMESGPDVYSPAGYAAVAPLAAGTRMTVVIPVRDEAANLPAVIGSLAGQRGPDGPLDRSLFDVLLVDNNSHDDTVVLARELAAQHEGLRLSVIGESEQGVSCARRTGMGVAAERAQLRDGDDTNERFYLVSADADCRVAPDWLYELLNAMDGDKAAIGVCDYYYDAAHFEGRPLLWEAIDRTIRSRRVAWERFGGFPDGKGFAVDRRSYQRVGGIELSYQLEGGRFVSHLSDDWDFGILVRATGEDIVYVPTSRVEINPRRVDHAIDEVVAGRAYGSGGIITMRDIRPPASTRPGGRDLTEAEAVQAWEFSIKDFMPKNMILAAVLTPSLLDDEGVIDLLSPDLARRMAARIPQITAQTHLLSYAPIHSYKTPCFRLYFEFAEELFARLRAKVGPDIGYPPPLPDCLQEIRDTGDEERFREFVRHYCEDRESGEAHDYFGNGGVF is encoded by the coding sequence ATGCCTGATTCCGTGCTCTGGATTGTGTCGTTCGACGGTACGCCGCTGTCCGGTGTGGTCGTCGAGTCGCTGAAACTCGGCGAGGCCTTCCGGCAGCGGGGTCACCGGGTGCTCCTCGACATCGGGTACGACATCAAGGAGGACAAGGGCCGGTTCTTCGTCCCCTACACCGACGAGGCCGACGGCCTGCCCGCCTGGGTGGAGCTGGCCCGCGTCGACGGGATCGAGGAGATTCCCTGGTACACCCCCGGCTTCGTCCGGGACACCCTCGACGCCGTGCGGCACGGCACCCCACCGTCATCGACGGCGGCCTGTTTCGACGTGGTCGTCGAGGCCCTGGCCCGGCGTATCGAGAAGACCTGGCACCGGCACGGGGTCACCGCGGTGCTGGTGGAGAACGGGACGCTCCCCGAGAACATCGCCTACACGCAGGCGCTCTACCGGGCGATCGAGCGGTACGGCCCACAGCTGGGGGATCGGCCCTTCGTGCTGTGGCGCGACCACGACCTGATGTGGAACAGCGAGCCCTCGTCGGGCAAGTACGGCACCGCGCCCTACCCGCTGACGCCCCGGCCCCGGAACTCGCCCTGGATCCGCTACCTCGCCCTGCACGAGGAGGCCCGTCGCCGCACCCTCGCCTGGGTCCCTGGCCTGCGCGACCTGCGGGTGCTGCCCAACACCTTCGACTTCGACCGCGTCACCACCGCGTTCGGCCTGCGCGAGGAGTACGGCATCCCGGCCGAGGCCGCCCTCCTCGCCCGCTGCACCCGTCTGATCCCGCAGAAGCGCGCCGACCGCGAGATCGACCTGATCGCCCGGCTGGCCGGGCGCCTGCCCGACCGGCCGGTGTACCTGTTCCTGGCCGGTGACCCCACCGAACACCCGCCGACCGTGGCCGCCCTGCAGGAACAGGCGCAGCGGCTGGGGGTCGCGGACCGGGTGATCTTCGGCGGTCGGCTCGCGGCCCGTGACCTGGGCGCGGCCGGACCGGGCTTCTCGGTGGCCGACCTGCTGGCCGAGGCCGACGTGATGTCGTTCCTGACCTCGTACGACTACGAGAGCTACGGCAACCCGATCGGTGAGGCCGTGGCCTCGGGGGTGCCCTACCTGACCACCCGGTACGCGCTCTACGACACCGTCTATGGCCGCAAGGGGCTGCATGCTCCGGTGCTCGAGGTGTCCGGGCAGGACGAGGCCCCGCTGACCGAGGAGTTCGTCGCCGATGTCGCCGAGCTCCTGACCAACCCCCTGCTGCGCGGCCGGGTCGCGGCCCACAACCGGGCCCGCGGCGAGCGGTACTTCGCCCACAGTCGGGCTGCCGAAATGGTGGACGATCTGCTCACCACCCGCTCGCCGGTGGCCATGGAGTCCGGTCCCGACGTCTACAGCCCGGCCGGGTACGCCGCGGTGGCGCCCCTGGCCGCCGGCACCCGCATGACAGTGGTGATCCCGGTGCGGGACGAGGCCGCCAATCTGCCCGCAGTGATCGGGTCCCTGGCCGGGCAGCGGGGGCCGGACGGGCCCCTGGACCGTTCACTGTTCGACGTGCTCCTGGTGGACAACAACTCCCACGACGACACCGTCGTCCTCGCCCGGGAGCTGGCGGCCCAGCACGAGGGCCTGCGGCTGTCCGTGATCGGTGAGAGCGAGCAAGGGGTCTCGTGTGCCCGTCGCACCGGGATGGGCGTGGCCGCCGAACGGGCCCAGTTGCGGGACGGTGACGACACGAACGAGCGGTTCTACCTGGTCTCGGCCGATGCCGACTGCCGGGTGGCGCCGGACTGGCTGTACGAGCTGCTGAACGCCATGGACGGCGACAAGGCCGCGATCGGCGTGTGTGACTACTATTACGACGCGGCGCACTTCGAGGGCCGGCCGCTGTTGTGGGAGGCGATCGACCGTACGATCCGCAGCCGCCGGGTGGCCTGGGAACGGTTCGGGGGCTTCCCCGACGGCAAGGGATTCGCGGTCGATCGGCGTTCCTACCAGCGCGTGGGCGGGATCGAGCTGTCGTACCAGCTGGAGGGTGGGCGGTTCGTCAGCCATCTGTCCGACGACTGGGACTTCGGCATCCTGGTGCGCGCGACCGGTGAGGACATCGTCTACGTGCCCACGTCGCGCGTCGAGATCAACCCCCGCAGGGTCGATCACGCGATCGACGAGGTGGTGGCCGGGCGGGCGTACGGTTCGGGCGGCATCATCACGATGCGCGACATTCGGCCCCCGGCGTCGACGAGGCCCGGGGGAAGGGACCTGACCGAAGCGGAAGCGGTTCAGGCGTGGGAGTTCTCGATCAAGGACTTCATGCCCAAGAACATGATCCTGGCCGCGGTGCTCACTCCGTCGCTGCTGGACGACGAGGGTGTGATCGACCTGCTCTCACCCGATCTGGCCCGGCGGATGGCCGCGCGCATCCCGCAGATCACCGCGCAGACCCATCTGCTCAGCTACGCCCCGATCCATTCGTACAAGACCCCGTGCTTCCGGCTGTACTTCGAGTTCGCCGAGGAGCTCTTCGCCCGGCTGCGCGCGAAGGTGGGCCCCGACATCGGTTATCCGCCGCCCCTGCCCGACTGCCTCCAGGAGATCCGCGACACCGGCGACGAGGAGCGGTTCCGCGAGTTCGTGCGTCATTACTGCGAAGACCGTGAGTCCGGCGAGGCGCACGACTACTTCGGCAACGGAGGAGTTTTCTGA